In Lycium ferocissimum isolate CSIRO_LF1 chromosome 7, AGI_CSIRO_Lferr_CH_V1, whole genome shotgun sequence, the sequence TTTTTAAGGGTTATTCTATCATTCCCAGAAGTCAATGTTTTTCCTGAAGCATTACAATTATCGTAGTTCGCCTTGTTCACAATCACCACATTGTGAACACCTTTAGGATATTTAAAtactgccaaaaaaaaaaagttattaaaGTCATGAAGTATTAAATACTACATAAACTCCCGCTAAATTTGACATAAACAATTACACTCTTTTTTGACATATGAAAGTAGATGTTTGAACATAAAAATGTaatatttgaataaaaaaaaataatatttgtaaaATGGTATTTAATTTGGAAATCGAATTTGTGTTTGGACACgcatttaatttgaaaaatgcaGAACTTCAATGATAAGGGTAAAAAAGAAAGTTCACTTGAAAAGATGGTAAAAATGACTTTTCAAACTTGAAACTCAtcttcaattctttttcttcaaaaaatcaGTCCAACGTATAACCAAGCAATGTTttgaaactctttttaaaagaaaagaaaaaatcatatccaaacagGTTCTAACTATCTCGttttaataaataagtaattaatttcAAACAAATAAGATTCCGACAACAAACTCCTTTTGACaacttaaaaaatgaaaatttcttctccttaaattgataacaaaaaattttaaaaaattgaaaaaagggCACAAAAATGGTACTAATTTCATACCAAGCACATCACCAGCTTTGAAATTCTTGCCATTAGGCCAGTTGCTAACACCCAATGTCCAACCATCACTATCTCCAACGTTGTAAGCAGTTGATGCATTTGCTATTTGACTAGTAATAAATAACACCATCAATATAACCAAAAAAATTGCCGATCCTTCTAATTTTCCTGACATTTTTCTATCGTTGAGAGGGGGGCTGGAATTTAGAAAGATGTAATTCAAGGACTTGAACTTAGCTGAATGCATTGAGTTACAACTTTCTTGCTTTTAATAATGGCACTAGCTAGGTTGCGCAATTAATGCTGATGTTCATATATCTAGATTTTATCGATAATCTTCTTTTTGGCATTCAATATACAGTAGATTAAATCTACTTGCATGGTGGAGATTTTGACTTTTGGGCTCACATATTTAAGACCCCGCATAACTGTAAAAGTGAGTTAAATCAACATAAAGATTGTCCAGATTGATATTGATTATATATTTTACACGTGATACTATTTGTCTAAATATGTCATTAATTTAGTTAGAGCCTCTAATAACCTTAATTAGCTGATTAATAAGTGAAAATGATCAAATACGCCCTTTAAAGCATAGGAAATTGAGTAGATATATCCTtcattaataaaacccaatatTTTCAAAGGTGTTTTTGGGATGAGTCCCGAGGCGAGGCGTACCAAAAAGTAAAAAACGCTCCGAGGCACAAATGAAAGGCATAGATCCATAGGGGGTACaccctagaatttggaaaataagtcTCGAGTGCAAAAGTGTAAGCCCGGGCATAAACATGTACGCCTCAAgcgttaaatttaatttttattgttttaaaagtataatTTCTGCTatagataatgatttttatgattgatgtaataatatttatactttatgttATCATGTATTTTCAccccccaactttgctttaaaaataaaactccCTCCTCAACTATGAACAATACTCATTCTCCTCCTTTTATCCTATGCGttgtctattttacccttgacGTTTTTGATCCCTCAtctatgtaatatatatatatatatatatatatatatatatatatatatatatatatatatatatatatatatatatattacctaaatatcaatcataaaaagtAACATCAGATTTTGTTATAAATTCTAAAAGAATAATTCTACTTATAATGTGAACTTACATAAAACTTTATTTCTGAttgatatttaatatatttatgattgagtatataacttaatatcgttctataataaaaagaattaaatccATAAAGTGTGTCTccgcgcgcgcgcgcacacacatacacacacataaagtACATAAGTTTCACTGATATCGTATTCTCTATTGTCAATATATAAACGAGTTTTTTTGATTGTCATTAATGGaagaatttttaaataataatttaaaattcgtTTAATTATAGATAGATAATCTTTTAGAAATTTGTTATAGAATATACCtctctttttattaattaatttgtattacctgcattgaaatatatttataaagttattaataCCTATTATTTTTACTTGTACAAATATCGATATTAGAGTTTTGATTAtcgtaaacaaaaaaaaaaccttattgTTCTAATTTATTTCATAATAGAACAATGTTAAGTTATATACTCAATtagaatttcttatttttctttttctgtcttgaaagtaatatttattttcttatagaaaatttgttacatagattaagaaggtaaaaaatatcatcatgattttaaagaaataaaagaaaaaagacaagttgataatataagggtaaaataggaattcAAACAAGTTAATTAGGATAAATGGGGGAGAatgactattgttcaaagttgagggtggagtttgatttttaaagcaaagttcgtgggtgaaaatgattttgacCCTATcatgttttagtaatttttgctaaaaatatacaaataaagAAAGCAACTCGCATAGATAATAGCATTGCTATAAATAGTTTTAGATGATTTTGTCTGGAGCTGATAAGATAGAGATTTCATAGCATATGTTCCTGAACCCACTTTATCCATTTTTTGTCATTGCTCTCAAATTTTTTACCCTTCTCCTTTTTTgaaatatgtaaataaaaatcaGTATAAATATTAATTGAGGGTGAGAAGGACTAATAAATGTGAAGATTGATGATAAAGtggatgatgatttcattttacAAATTATCTAGGCTATAATCATTTTTTTGttgctatctttttttttttttttggtaactaagcTTTGTATTAATCACCAAAGTAGGACTTTACATATCAAGGCATAGCTATACACAGCTTGCCATTCCGAaagaaggcaaaaaaaaaaagcaacagAATCAGGCTAAAAGTGTAAACTAGCTACTATATCACTAATCCTGTTAGGGGCCCGTACACAACCAACGTATGCAATCTCTCGTGCCACACTTCTCCAGTCTCGACATTTCTTCtcaaatattctattgtttCTCTCCATCCAGATGCCATACACAGTTTCTGAGTATATCAGTTTGTACACTTGAGCTTGTTTTGTGTTTCCTCGTGATTTACTCAGAAGCTGGGTCATGTGTTGCTCCCATGTGGTAACTGAGCAGTGTGGAATTCCCATCCATTGTTCCAGCTTCGTCCAGATTTGCTTTGCATAAGCACATTGCACAAATATGTGTTCTCTAGATTCGGCATGTTGATGGCATAAAGAGCATTCAGGATCCACTTGTACTCCCCACCTTATCAATCTATCAGTGGTAGATAACCTCCCTAGCATGAGCAGCCAAGTTGTAAATCTTGCTTTAGGTCTTGCTGCATTATGATACATCAGGCCTTTCCATGCAACTCTAGGCAAAGGCATCAATAGTTGGTAATAAATTTGTCTTATGATACCTTTATCACCTCTGATATGCTGCAACTGTTGGAAACGATTTCTGCATTCAAAAATTTTCCGAATCAGCCAGCAAGTTTGTTTTGGCACTTGCATCTCTTCGATCCTTTGGTTCTTTATATAATACACATGAAGCCACTTTATCCACAGCCTATCTTGTTTGTGAGCTATGTCCCGTAAAAGTTTTGATTAGAGCTGCTTTGTTCCACAAGAAGATATTAGTGAGATTGAGTCCTCTAACACATTTGGGAGTGCACACTGATTCCCATGCAACTAATGCTTTTTTTGTGATTGTGCCACTGCCTGACCATAGATAGCTTCGACAATGGGCATCAATGAGGTATAGAATCTTAGCTGGGATGGTGAAGAGTTGGGCCCAATATGCTTGGATACCAAAAATGACCGATTGAATCAGCTGTGCCCTTCCTGCGTAGGACAAGTTCTTGGCAGTCCATGACGAGATTCGGGATGTGATCTTGTCTACCAAAGGTTGCCACTGGATGAGGGAAATTTTCTTAGTTGCCAATGGAACTCCTAGGTATTTAAAAGGAAGCTCACCATAGCAGTAACCTAAGTGTTGCATTATTTTATTCTGTTCAATCACTGATACTCCACCAAAGTACACAGCACTCTTGCCAAGGTTTGCTTGAAGGCCGAACATAAGGAAAACTCGAAAGGACTCGTGTAAAGCGATGGATCGAAGCTAAGTCGCCTCGGAAAATAGTAGTAAGTCGTCAGCAAAACAAAGGTGGCTAATATTGAGCTTGGCACATCTTGGATAAAAACGAAATGACTTAACATCTGGCAATCCGTAGAGTAGTCTACTAAGATATTCCATTCCTATAGCAAATAGGAATGGTGACATTGGATCGCCTTGTCGCAAACCTCTAGCTACCGCAAATGGTTGTGTAGGTTCGCCATTGACAAGAATACTATAACTCACTGTTTGCACACACTCCATGGTCCATTGGATAAATTTATCAGGAAATCCAATTTCATGCATAACTTGTTTCAAGTAAATCCATTCTAGTGAATCATATGTTTTCTGTAGATCAATCTTAATCATACACCTTGGGGATATGGCCTTTCTTTTATACCCTTTGATTAACTCATGCGCAAGGATAATATTATCTCCTATCTTCCGACCCGGTATGAAGCCTGCCTGCGCCTCACATATAATGCTAGGCATGATCTTTTGTAGTCTGTTTGCAATTACTTTTCCAATCAGTTTGTACAGTACTGAGCAGCATGCAATTGGCCTATATTCCTTGATTGTGGcaggttttgaattttttgggaTAAGAGTAACAAGTGCACAGTTGATAGGTTTATGCATTTTCCCTGTTGCAAAAAATTCCTTGACTGCCTCTGTGACTTTGGTTTTGATGATGGGccaagattttttaaaaaaacactgCATTATACCCATCCACTCCAGGTGCTTTATCGTCCCCAAT encodes:
- the LOC132062756 gene encoding basic blue protein-like: MSGKLEGSAIFLVILMVLFITSQIANASTAYNVGDSDGWTLGVSNWPNGKNFKAGDVLVFKYPKGVHNVVIVNKANYDNCNASGKTLTSGNDRITLKKGDAYFICGIAGHCDGGQKIAVTAN